The Chloroflexota bacterium region CTTGCCGTTGTACTCCAAGCGATCCAAAGTGTCCGAGTTCGCCTTCGGAGACGGTCAATACCAGAGACGCTTCGTGGCAAAGGAGATAGGGCTCTAGCCAATGCACCATCACCACGTCCGTTTCCAAAGTTGATAAAGGGAAGCAACAAACTCAGAAAGGAGAGCAAAATATGGCTAAGAAGCAAGTCCCGATAATAGAGGGCTTATTCACCTGGCCCGCTGACAAGCCCCAGCTACTGGCGAGCAAGTGCAAGAAGTGCGGTGCGTACTTCTTCCCGACAGTCCCATTCTGCGGAAATCCTGACTGCGCCAAGGACAAGGCCAACATGGAGGTCGTGCCTCTGAGCAACAAAGGCACAATGTACACCTATACTATT contains the following coding sequences:
- a CDS encoding zinc ribbon domain-containing protein; translated protein: MAKKQVPIIEGLFTWPADKPQLLASKCKKCGAYFFPTVPFCGNPDCAKDKANMEVVPLSNKGTMYTYTI